TTCGCGCAGTTTTTGAATCAGAACAGGAATCGCGTCCACACCGTTTCCGAGAATCTGGCCGGGCTGACGGTCGGGTTTAGGCAGCACCTGCATGGTTTCGACTTGAATTGTTCCGAAGTCGGCGGTGACTTCGTCAATCGGCTTTTTCTTCGCGGCCATGATGCCTTTGAGCGACGCATACCGCGGCTCGTTCAAGCCTTTTTGCGCGGCGACGACACAGGGGGTCGGCATTTCAACAACGACGATGCCGCCTTCGACTTCGCGCTCGGCAATCAGCTTGCCGTCTTTCAGTTCGAGCTTGACCACCACACTGACTGAAGGCAGATCGAGCAGCTCGGCGACCATCATGCCCACACCGTGATTGTCATGGTCAATGGCGGATTTGCCGCAGAGAATCAGGTCGTAGGTTTGCCCCTTGACCACATTGGCCAGAGCACGAGCAGTAGCGAGCGCGTCAAAGCCCGCATCGCCTTTCACGTGAATGCCGCGGTCCACACCCATGGCGAGCGCGGTACGCAGCACTTTG
This genomic interval from bacterium contains the following:
- a CDS encoding electron transfer flavoprotein subunit beta/FixA family protein, giving the protein MNILLLLKAVADSEASIKPSMDGKSVHLDGVTFVLNPFDEFAIEEALKLRDAAGSGEVVAVSVGGDDVPKVLRTALAMGVDRGIHVKGDAGFDALATARALANVVKGQTYDLILCGKSAIDHDNHGVGMMVAELLDLPSVSVVVKLELKDGKLIAEREVEGGIVVVEMPTPCVVAAQKGLNEPRYASLKGIMAAKKKPIDEVTADFGTIQVETMQVLPKPDRQPGQILGNGVDAIPVLIQKLREEAKVL